In Alphaproteobacteria bacterium, one DNA window encodes the following:
- a CDS encoding 4-hydroxybenzoate octaprenyltransferase has product MALIPAHTDIAAQSGLMRFLPQKLRPFALLARWDRPIGTMLLLWPCLWGAMLGAVLVPISWRMGEIFLLFCVGALVMRAAGCVINDLWDRRIDRQVARTRGRPLASGAVSVSQALVFLAGLLLLGLGVLILLPRQVLVLALLSLPLVVLYPLAKRFFPWPQLVLGLTFNWGALLGFLAMAGHLEPAAWWLYAAGLCWTLGYDTIYAFQDRSDDARLGLRSTALVFGPRAGPCWVAGFYTVFVACLAQAMMQIGAGWSLAAIGVLPLTVHLIGQIQGWNPDDAPACLRRFRSNAWAGFWAFVGCAWVWGWWVFSTGL; this is encoded by the coding sequence ATGGCATTGATCCCGGCACATACCGATATCGCCGCCCAAAGCGGCTTGATGCGGTTTTTGCCTCAAAAACTGCGGCCTTTCGCGCTGTTGGCGCGGTGGGATCGACCGATTGGGACGATGTTGCTGTTATGGCCCTGCCTGTGGGGCGCGATGCTGGGCGCGGTTTTGGTGCCGATATCCTGGCGCATGGGGGAAATATTTCTTCTGTTTTGTGTCGGGGCGCTGGTCATGCGGGCCGCCGGATGCGTGATCAATGATTTATGGGATCGTCGGATCGACCGCCAAGTGGCGCGAACCCGTGGGCGGCCCTTGGCGAGCGGCGCGGTCAGCGTGTCTCAGGCCCTGGTGTTTTTAGCAGGTCTGCTGCTGCTGGGGCTGGGTGTGTTGATCCTGTTGCCGCGCCAAGTTTTGGTTCTGGCTTTGTTAAGCCTGCCTTTGGTCGTGCTGTATCCTTTGGCCAAACGGTTTTTCCCCTGGCCGCAACTGGTGCTGGGGCTGACCTTTAATTGGGGGGCCTTGCTGGGGTTCTTAGCCATGGCCGGACATTTAGAGCCGGCGGCTTGGTGGCTCTATGCCGCCGGGCTGTGCTGGACTTTGGGCTATGACACCATCTACGCCTTTCAGGATCGGTCCGACGACGCGCGGCTGGGGTTGCGCTCGACCGCATTGGTCTTTGGCCCCAGGGCCGGTCCGTGCTGGGTCGCCGGATTTTACACCGTGTTCGTGGCGTGTCTGGCCCAAGCCATGATGCAGATCGGGGCCGGTTGGAGCCTTGCGGCCATCGGTGTGTTGCCCCTGACGGTGCATTTGATCGGCCAAATCCAGGGCTGGAACCCCGATGACGCCCCTGCCTGCCTGCGGCGTTTCCGCAGCAATGCCTGGGCCGGATTCTGGGCCTTTGTCGGATGCGCATGGGTTTGGGGATGGTGGGTTTTTTCTACGGGCTTATAG